From Salmo salar chromosome ssa04, Ssal_v3.1, whole genome shotgun sequence, one genomic window encodes:
- the LOC106604013 gene encoding olfactory receptor 1361-like — MSSLTSDPNQTDINTIIRPTYFLISGFIDIPYMKYYYFFLCFVYIISLVGNTFVMTGIYLDRSLHSPKYIAVFNLAFTDVCESTALVPKLLDMFLFSRQLISYDQCLTSLFFVFLFITMQSFNLTILSYDRLVAICCPLRYHMMVTHRSMLQLTGAAWTFAVLMLLISVCLITRLSFCRSLVINSYFCDHGPLFRLAAPCSDVVPNIVMSEINTCIVLYLPMIFIISSYICITHALFTITLPQDRLRAIKTCTSHLILVSIFYLPVILTYVLHPIIPTNARIINLSLTSVLPPMLNPIIYVLKTEEFKVSVKKLLRRGAQSAVTQVKPT, encoded by the exons ATGAgttccctgacctctgaccctaacCAGAcagacatcaacaccatcatccgaCCCACTTACTTCTTAATCAGTGGTTTCATAGACATCCCCTACATGAAATACTACTACTTTTTCCTCTGTTTTGTTTACATCATCTCTCTG GTGGGCAACACCTTCGTCATGACTGGTATCTACTTGGACCGCAGTCTCCACAG CCCCAAGTACATTGCTGTGTTCAACCTGGCCTTCACAGACGTGTGTGAAAGCACGGCCCTGGTTCCCAAGCTGCTGGACATGTTCCTGTTCAGCAGACAGCTCATCTCCTACGACCAGTGTCTCACTAGCCTCTTCTTCGTCTTCCTCTTCATCACCATGCAGTCCTTCAACCTCACCATCCTCTCCTATGACAGACTGGTGGCCATCTGCTGCCCGCTCAG GTACCACATGATGGTCACTCACAGGTCCATGCTCCAGCTGACGGGCGCCGCCTGGACGTTTGCTGTGTTGATGCTGTTGATCTCTGTGTGTCTCATCACCCGGCTCTCTTTCTGTAG GTCTCTGGTGATCAACAGCTACTTCTGTGACCACGGTCCCCTGTTCCGTCTGGCGGCCCCCTGTTCTGATGTGGTCCCTAACATAGTGATGAGCGAAATCAACACCTGTATAGTTCTCTATCTCCCAATGATCTTCATCATatcatcctacatctgtataacaCACGCCCTGTTTACCATCACACTGCCCCAGGACAG actcAGAGCCATAAAGACATGTACCTCACACCTAATACTGGTGTCCATATTCTACCTGCCTGTTATTTTAACATACGTCCTCCACCCCATCATACCAACCAACGCCCGGAtcatcaacctctccctgacctcgGTACTGCCACCAATGCTCAACCCCATCATATACGTTCTGAAGACGGAGGAGTTTAAGGTATCGGTTAAGAAGCTGCTCAGAAGAGGGGCCCAAAGTGCTGTGACGCAGGTCAAACCAACATGA